The Thunnus albacares chromosome 21, fThuAlb1.1, whole genome shotgun sequence genome window below encodes:
- the LOC122972562 gene encoding kinesin-1 heavy chain-like — translation MADAAETTIKVVCRFRPLNSSELARGDKYIPKFQGEDCVLIGGKPYHFDRVFQSNTTQEQFYNAVAQKIVKDVLEGYNGTIFAYGQTSSGKTHTMEGRLHDRDMMGITPRIVQDIFNYIYSMDENLEFHIKVSYFEVYLDKIRDLLNVKNNNLSVKEDKNRVPYVKGCTERFVCSPEEVMDAIDEGKNNRIVAVTNMNEHSSRSHSIFLINIKQENTQTEQKLTGKLYLVDLAGSEKVGKTGAEGTVLEEAKMINKSLSALGNVISALAEGSTYVPYRDSKMTRILQDSLGGNCRTTMVICCSPSAFNDAETRSTLLFGQRAKTIKNSVSLNMELTAEQWKSKWEKEKERNKTLKNTVTVLETELNRWRNGENVPVDEQFDKEKAKVEVQALDTTNNDKTAPKPALSTLPGVQLTDAEKQKFEAEMAKLYKELDDKDEEIHQQSQMVEKLNEQILDQEELLASTRQDHDTLQTELNRLLAENEASKEEVKEVLQALEELAVNYDQKSQEVEDKAREFEALSEELNQKSICLTSIDSELQKLKEMTNHQKKRVTEMMSSLLKDLAEIGIAVGSKDIKQQESSGLIDEEFTVARLYISKMKSEVKTMVKRSKQLESSQAESSQKMEETERELTACQLRISKHEAKIKSLTDSLQNVEQKKRKLEENVDSLGEEIVRIRAQERMNTMEKDNEIQSANEVKEAVEKQIQSHRDAYQTQIGSLRDELDTKEKLITELQDQNQEIMLEQERLRVEHEKVKTADQEKSRQLQELTVMQDRREQARQDLKGLEETVARELQTLHNLRRLFVQDLATRLKKNAQMDSEDSDVSAAQKQKISFLENNLEQLTKVHKQLVRDNADLQSEIPKMEKRLRATAERVKGLEASLKEAKESAARERKRYQEEMDRIKDASKPKNMGRRASIAKPIRPGQLLGASPLIANRSNLIQNN, via the exons ATGGCTGATGCAGCGGAGACCACTATCAAGGTGGTGTGCCGTTTCAGGCCGCTGAACAGCTCGGAGTTGGCCCGGGGAGACAAGTACATCCCAAAATTTCAAGGGGAAGACTGTGTGCTGATTGGG GGTAAACCGTACCACTTTGACCGAGTCTTCCAGTCCAATACAACTCAGGAGCAATTCTATAATGCTGTGGCTCAGAAGATTGTCAAAG ATGTTCTGGAGGGCTACAACGGCACGATATTTGCCTATGGGCAGACATCTTCAGGCAAAACGCACACAATGGAG GGGAGACTCCATGACCGTGACATGATGGGAATAACTCCCAGAATTGTTCAAGACATTTTCAACTACATTTATTCTATGGATGAGAACCTGGAGTTTCATATTAAA gtttcCTATTTCGAAGTCTATTTGGACAAAATCAGGGACCTGTTGAATG taaaaaacaacaacctttcTGTAAAGGAGGACAAAAACAGGGTGCCCTATGTCAAG GGGTGTACCGAGCGTTTCGTGTGCAGTCCTGAGGAGGTCATGGATGCCATAGACGAAggcaaaaacaacagaatcGTGGCTGTCACAA acatgAACGAGCACAGTTCCAGGAGTCACAGCATCTTCCTCATCAACATCAAGCAGGAGAACactcagactgaacagaaacttaCTGGCAAGCTCTACCTCGTTGATCTGGCCGGGAGTGAAAAA GTGGGTAAAACTGGAGCAGAGGGTACAGTGCTGGAGGAAGCCAAGATGATCAACAAGTCCCTATCTGCACTGGGAAACGTGATTTCAGCTCTGGCAGAGGGCTCG ACCTATGTGCCGTACAGAGACAGTAAGATGACCAGGATCCTACAGGACTCCCTGGGAGGCAACTGTCGGACCACCATGGTCATCTGCTGCTCACCCTCCGCTTTTAATGATGCTGAGACCAGGTCAACACTGCTGTTTGGACAGAG GGCAAAGACCATCAAGAATTCAGTTTCTCTGAACATGGAGCTGACTGCAGAGCAGTGGAAGAGCAagtgggagaaagagaaggagaggaacaaGACACTGAAAAACACCGTTACTGTGCTGGAGACTGAGCTCAACCGCTGGAGGAATG GAGAGAATGTGCCAGTAGATGAAcagtttgacaaagaaaaggcCAAAGTGGAGGTTCAGGCGCTGGACACTACCAACAATGACAAGACAGCACCCAAACCTGCCCTCAGCACCCTCCCCGGGGTCCAACTCACAGACGCTGAGAAACAGAAGTTTGAGGCAGAAATGGCCAAGCTCTACAAAGAGCTGGATGACAAG GATGAGGAGATCCACCAGCAGTCTCAGATGGTGGAGAAGCTGAATGAACAGATTTTGGACCAGGAGGAG CTCTTAGCCTCTACACGGCAGGACCACGACACCCTGCAGACAGAGCTGAACCGGCTGCTGGCAGAGAATGAAGCCTCcaaggaggaggtgaaggaggtgCTGCAGGCCCTGGAGGAGCTGGCCGTCAACTACGACCAGAAGAGTCAGGAGGTCGAGGACAAAGCAAGGGAGTTTGAGGCCCTCAGTGAGGAGCTGAACCAGAAATCT ATCTGCTTGACCTCCATTGACTCCGAACTCCAGAAGCTGAAGGAGATGACCAACCACCAGAAGAAGAGGGTCACtgagatgatgtcatcattacTCAAAGACCTGGCTGAGATAGGCATCGCCGTGGGAAGCAAAGACATTAAG CAACAAGAGAGCAGCGGTCTCATTGATGAGGAGTTTACTGTGGCTCGTCTCTACATCAGCAAGATGAAGTCAGAGGTGAAGACGATGGTGAAGCGTAGCAAACAGCTGGAGAGCTCCCAGGCCGAGAGCAGCCAGAAGATGGAGGAGACTGAGAGGGAGCTGACTGCCTGCCAGCTGCGCATCTCCAAG CATGAGGCTAAAATCAAGTCCCTGACAGACAGCCTCCAGAATGTGgagcagaagaaaagaaagctgGAGGAAAATGTGGACTCTCTCGGTGAAGAAATAGTGAGGATCAGAGCCCAAG AGAGAATGAATACCATGGAGAAGGACAATGAGATCCAGTCTGCCAATGAAGTCAAG GAAGCTGTGGAGAAGCAGATCCAGTCTCACAGAGATGCCTACCAGACGCAGATCGGCAGCCTGAGAGACGAGCTGGACACAAAGGAGAAACTCATCACCGAGCTGCAGGA TCAGAATCAGGAGATCATGCTGGAGCAGGAGAGGCTGAGAGTGGAGCACGAGAAGGTCAAGACTGCCGACCAGGAGAAGAGCCGTCAGCTGCAAGAGCTCAC AGTGATGCAGGACAGACGGGAGCAGGCCAGACAGGACCTGAAAGGACTGGAGGAGACTGTG GCCCGGGAGCTGCAGACACTCCACAACCTCAGGAGGCTTTTTGTCCAAGACTTGGCCACAAGACTCAAAAAG AATGCTCAAATGGACTCAGAAGACTCAGACGTCAGTGCTGCCCAGAAACAGAAGATCAGCTTCCTGGAGAACAACCTCGAGCAGCTAACCAAAGTTCATAAGCag CTGGTACGGGACAATGCTGACCTTCAAAGTGAGATTCCTAAAATGGAGAAGCGCCTGAGGGCCACAGCTGAGCGGGTCAAAGGCTTGGAGGCCTCTCTGAAGGAGGCCAAAGAGAGCGCAGCCCGGGAACGCAAACGCTACCAGGAAGAGATGGACCGCATTAAGGACGCTAGCAAGCCCAAAAACATGGGCAGGAGAGCCTCGATAG CCAAGCCCATTCGACCGGGCCAGCTGCTTGGAGCCTCCCCCCTGATTGCCAACAGGTCCAACCTCATCCAGAACAACTAG